From Carnobacterium alterfunditum DSM 5972:
TTCAATCGGGAGATTCAACATACCCATCACCTTTGCGATGAATCAAATTAAGAATCAATTAAATGTTCCAGATTGGGTAGCAATCGATAGTGAACAAGAAACAATCGTATTCAATCTGAATGAATTCACTTTAGAAAGTGGTATGCATTTTTCGGTCGATAAAATCGATCTAGCTGAAAATGATATTCGAATCAACGCCTATATGCCTACTGATTAGTTATGAATAAGAACAGGAAAGGATGAGGTTTGTGAAAGATACTGCGATATTTGCGGGAGGCTGTTTCTGGTGTATGGTTTCGCCATTTGATGAGCAGCCGGGGATAGAAAAAGTTATTTCAGGATACACAGGAGGACATATTGTTGATCCTACTTATGAAGAAGTTTTGACTAAAACAACCGGGCATACTGAAGCTGTTGAAATAACCTTTGATCCATCTGTTATTTCTTATGAAGAATTGGTAGAAATCTATTGGAATCAAACCGATCCAACCGATGCTATGGGTCAATTTCAAGATAGAGGAGATAATTACCGTCCTGTTATTTTTGTGTTAAATGAGAATCAAAGAATCAGCGCGGAGAAATCAAGACAAGAATTAAGCGAAAGCGGAAAATACAAAAATCCTATTGTTACCGTTATCGAAGAGGTCCAACCTTTTTATCCAGCTGAAGAACAGCATCAAGAGTTTTACCAAAAAAATCCAGAAAAGTATGCTCAAGAGCAAGAAGAGCGACTGCATTACCAGCAAAGTAAAGAGAGGAATTAGTTCAATGCAACGTCCATTTTATCATTATTTAATGACTGAAAGAGATCCGCATAAAAGAGATGTTGTTACCTTATTCGCAAATGCTGTTTATCTAGATGATAGTTTTCCTAAACAGTCAGAAGATTACCATGAAATCAGTCACTATTTAGAATTAAATGGCTCATACTTAGAAGAAATGACAACTTTTGACAAAGCTTGGGAAATTTATTTAGATAAAGACAACTAAAAGCAAACAACTTACAAAACAATTAGGAGGAAATAATCATGAGTGTACACATTGAAGCTAAAGAAGGACAAATCGCAGAAACGGTCTTGCTGCCAGGAGATCCATTAAGAGCAAAATACATTGCAGAAACTTTTTTAACAGATGTAGAACAATACAATCGTGTGAGAAATATGTTCGGCTATACAGGAACTTATAAAGGCCGACGTGTTTCTGTTCAAGGAACGGGTATGGGCATTCCTTCTATGATGATTTATGCTGAAGAATTGATCACGGGTTACAATGTGAAAAATTTAATACG
This genomic window contains:
- a CDS encoding YozE family protein translates to MQRPFYHYLMTERDPHKRDVVTLFANAVYLDDSFPKQSEDYHEISHYLELNGSYLEEMTTFDKAWEIYLDKDN
- the msrA gene encoding peptide-methionine (S)-S-oxide reductase MsrA, with amino-acid sequence MKDTAIFAGGCFWCMVSPFDEQPGIEKVISGYTGGHIVDPTYEEVLTKTTGHTEAVEITFDPSVISYEELVEIYWNQTDPTDAMGQFQDRGDNYRPVIFVLNENQRISAEKSRQELSESGKYKNPIVTVIEEVQPFYPAEEQHQEFYQKNPEKYAQEQEERLHYQQSKERN